CCCGCCCACCCGGCCGCCGGAAGCGCCGTCGCCGTCCTGCTCCCGATCGCGGCCGGCCTGCTGCTCACCGCCGCCGCCATGTACAAGCACCGCGGCCTCCCGGGCGGCCACTGAGCCGACCCCGGCAACCGGTATCGCAGACCGACACCTGTGGGGACAATGGAGGTGTTCCACTCCACGGCGTCGGAGGAAGGTAGGAAGGATCATGAGTGTTGCTGTCTCCGATCACCTCGGACCGTGGACGGTCGACGACGTCCTGGCACTGCCCGAGGACACCCGCCACCGGATCGAACTGCTCGGGGGGGCCCTGCTGATGAGCCCCAACCCCGGAGTCCCGCACCAGCGGGCCAGCCTTCGTCTGGCCGTGCTCCTCGGCACCGCGATCGTCGCCACCGGCGCCCCGTTCGAGGTACTGGAGGCCGTCAACGTGCTCGTCCCGGACGGTCTGCTGATCCCCGACCTGGTGATCGCCGACGCCGCCGCGGCCGCCGAGGCGGGCTCCACCCTGCACGCGGACGACGTCGTGGTCGCCGTCGAGATCGCGTCGCCCTCCACCGAGGTGATCGACCGCCGCACCAAGCCCGGCCTGTACGCCGCCGCCGGCATCCCGCACTACTGGCGCCTGGAGCTCGCCCCGGCACCGCGCCTGCACCTCGGTCGGCTGACCGCCGACGGCGGCGGCTACCTCGACCGCACCGTCGGCCCCGGGGAGTCCACCGCCCTCACCGACCCGTTCCCGTTCGACCTCGATCCGGCGGCGCTGCGGCGCTGACCGCCGGGCCCCGGATCAGCCGAAGGTCTTGGGGGGCGGGGCCGGGGAGGGGACCGCGGCGGTGTCGGTGACGGGGGCCGCTCCGGCGGTGAAGTCGGCGAGGTCGCGGCCGTGCAGCAGCCGGGCCTGGGCGGGGTCGGTGGCCAGGCGGCGGGTGAGGTCGGCGAGCGGGAGGGGGGTGCGGGCGGCCAGCAGGACGAGGTTGCCGAAGCGCTTGCCGCGCAGCACGGCGGGGTCGGCGACCAGGCAGACCTCGGGGAAGACCGCGAGCAGGGTGGCGGTCTGGGCGCGGGCGAAGGCGAGCGCGCCGCCGTCGGTGGTGTTGGCGGCGTAGTGGCCCGCGCCGGTGAGGACGCGGGCGGCGTGCCGGGCGAACTCGGTGGTGGCGCAGTGCGCGGGGACGCGGGCCCCGGCGAAGACGTCGGTGACGACCAGGTCGGCGGAGTCGTCGGGGGTGCGTTCCAGGACGGCGCGGGCGTCGCCGCCGCGGACCTTGATCTGCCAGCCGCGGTCGAGCGGCAGTTCGGCCCGGACCAGGGCGGTGAGCTCGGTGTCGATCTCGGCGACCTGCTGGCGGGAGCGCGGCCGGGTGGCGGCGGTGTAGCGGGCCAGGGTGAGCGCGCCGCCGCCGAGGTGCAGCGCGGTGAGCGGCTGCCGGGCGGGGGCGGCGAGGTCGATCAGGTGGCCGATCCGGCGCTGGTAGGCGAAGCCGAGGTGGGTGGGGTCGGCCAGGTCGACCAGGGACTGCGGGGCGCCGTCGAGCAGCAGCTGCCAGGCGTGCGGCCGGTCCCGGTCGGGGCGCAGCTCGGCGGTGCCGGAGGCGACGGCGGCGGTGAGCGGGCCTTCGGCGTGCGCGCGGCCGGGGACGGTGGGGGTGGTGCGTGGGCGGCCCATGGCGTCCATTATCGCCGGGCGGCGTTCGAGCGGGCACGGGCGGCGGGCGCGAACGCGGGCGGTGGCGACGGTGGGTGACGGGTGCTGCCCGCTGCGGGGTCGGGCGGTCCACCCACCGAGACGACGCTTGCATGCCAACTCTCGGGTGCGGCAAGTTCTCTGACGAATCGTCAGCCGACGTACGGGGCGCGCTCAGAGCGGGCCGAGACCGCCCGCCGCGAGCGTGGTGGCGGCTTCGCAGAGCGCGGAGCGCAGCACCCAGGCGTCGGTGGGGCGGGGGTGCGGCTGGGGGCCGGAGGGCGGGATGATCCAGCGCGGGTCGGTGGGCGGGAGCAGTTCGGCTCCCGGGGTACAGGCGGAGCCGAGCAGGTGCCAGCGCAGCGCGGTTCCGGCCGGGACCAGGAAGGCGACGGCGGTGCCGGCGGCGGTCTGCTGCACGGCCCCGCAGGCCCGCCGCAGCCGGAGGATGTCGACCGCCTCCAGCCCGTGCCGGACCTGCACGGTGACGGTGTCGTACTGGACCACGCGGCTGGCCGAGGAGCCCGCGGGGGCGGGCGGCGGCGCGGCGGGGACGGCCGGACGCCGGTACTGGGGAACTCCGGTGGCCATGGGGGACCTCCTGTCGCCTCGGGACGCGCGGAAACCGGATGGCACTCCGTCACCCGGTCGTGCGACGGGGGGCCGGTGCGGGAGGGGGCCCGTACCGCCGGTGTCCATGTATCAGGACAACGCGGAACCGGTCGCGCAGGCCACGGCCTCCGATACAGCAAGCCATGGCATTTCATGGCACAAGGCGGCAACTCCGTCCGGATTGTCCGCAATTGACCCGACGGGTCCCGGCAACCCGACGTGTTCGCACGGTGACTGCCGGTACTGTTCTGGCGACGCGGCGGCCCTCCCCCCGGAGCCGGCGCGACCACCCCGGCACGACCTCGGAGTGCAGCATGGCAGCCACCCGAACCGGCGGGCCCCGCCCGTCGCCCGTCCCCAACCAGGCGATGCGCGAGCTGCGCGGCGGCCTCTCGCCGGGGGAGTTCGCCACCCTGGTCCGCCGGGCCGCCCGGGAGATCGGCGAGCACGTGTCCTGCGACGCGCGCTACGTCGGACGGGTCGAGTCCGGCGAGATCCGCTGCCCCAACTACGCGTACGAGCGGGTGTTCCGGCACATGTGGCCGGAGCGCTCGCTGGCGGAGCTCGGGTTCGCGCCCCGCACGGCGGTCCGCCGCCGCGCGCCGACGACCACCGAACCGCCCGTCCCGGCAGATCCGCCGGACGCGCCGCACCGGTCTGACGAGGAGAACGACGAGGTGCTTCGCCGCACGTTCCTGAACGGCGGTCCGACCGCCCTGGCGACCGTGCTGGGCCTGGACCAGGCCCCGCCGACCGCCGCGGTGCCGCCCGCGGCACCGCCGCTGCCCGAGCGCCGCCGGGTCGGCGCCGCCGAGGTGCAGGGGGTCGAGCAGGCGGTCCGCGACATCCGGCTGCTGGACGACGCGCACGGCGCGGACGCCCTGTTCGAGCTGGCCGGGCAGTCGCTGCGCAGCGCCTACGTGCTGCTCAACGACGGCGACTACAGCGCCGCGACCGAGCGCCGCCTGCAGTCCGGGGCCGGCGAACTCGCCATCTCGGTGGGCTGGCTGGCGCACGACTCGAACCGGCTCACCGACGCCAGGTCGTTCTACTCGGAGGCGCTGGCCACCGCCCGGATGGCCCGCGACCCGCACCTGGAGGCGCACGTGTTCAGCAACAGCGCCTTCCTGGCCCGGGACGCGGGCCGCCCCCGGGAGGCGCTGCGGGCCGCCCAGGCGGGGCAGGCCGCGGCCGAGGGGCTGGGCTCGGACCGGCTGATGTCGCTGCTGGTGCTGCGCGAGGCCGGCGGCTGGGCGCTGCTGGGCGACCGCTCGGCCTGCGAGCGCTCGCTGTCCCGGGCGTACGCGCTGTTCGAGCGGGGCGAGCGGCCGGACGCCGACCCGGAGTGGATGTCCTTCTTCGGCGAGGCGGAGCTGGCCGGGCAGGAGGCGCAGTGCTGGTCGGCGCTGGGCGACTGGGACCGGGCCAGCGCCCGGGCCGAGCGGGCGATAGGGCTCCAGG
The window above is part of the Kitasatospora sp. NA04385 genome. Proteins encoded here:
- a CDS encoding tetratricopeptide repeat protein, with amino-acid sequence MAATRTGGPRPSPVPNQAMRELRGGLSPGEFATLVRRAAREIGEHVSCDARYVGRVESGEIRCPNYAYERVFRHMWPERSLAELGFAPRTAVRRRAPTTTEPPVPADPPDAPHRSDEENDEVLRRTFLNGGPTALATVLGLDQAPPTAAVPPAAPPLPERRRVGAAEVQGVEQAVRDIRLLDDAHGADALFELAGQSLRSAYVLLNDGDYSAATERRLQSGAGELAISVGWLAHDSNRLTDARSFYSEALATARMARDPHLEAHVFSNSAFLARDAGRPREALRAAQAGQAAAEGLGSDRLMSLLVLREAGGWALLGDRSACERSLSRAYALFERGERPDADPEWMSFFGEAELAGQEAQCWSALGDWDRASARAERAIGLQEPHFVRNRMLYTAELAHDRLGRGDLAGAGAHGSAAVALLGQVRSARIRGMLAHTADRLRGHAAVPEVREFLDGHDAAA
- a CDS encoding Uma2 family endonuclease, giving the protein MSVAVSDHLGPWTVDDVLALPEDTRHRIELLGGALLMSPNPGVPHQRASLRLAVLLGTAIVATGAPFEVLEAVNVLVPDGLLIPDLVIADAAAAAEAGSTLHADDVVVAVEIASPSTEVIDRRTKPGLYAAAGIPHYWRLELAPAPRLHLGRLTADGGGYLDRTVGPGESTALTDPFPFDLDPAALRR
- a CDS encoding spermidine synthase, whose translation is MGRPRTTPTVPGRAHAEGPLTAAVASGTAELRPDRDRPHAWQLLLDGAPQSLVDLADPTHLGFAYQRRIGHLIDLAAPARQPLTALHLGGGALTLARYTAATRPRSRQQVAEIDTELTALVRAELPLDRGWQIKVRGGDARAVLERTPDDSADLVVTDVFAGARVPAHCATTEFARHAARVLTGAGHYAANTTDGGALAFARAQTATLLAVFPEVCLVADPAVLRGKRFGNLVLLAARTPLPLADLTRRLATDPAQARLLHGRDLADFTAGAAPVTDTAAVPSPAPPPKTFG